The following proteins come from a genomic window of Bartonella apihabitans:
- a CDS encoding TetR/AcrR family transcriptional regulator: MQQSTNALVNNLTDRQKDVLDAALQLLVKDHLALTMSKVAKAASCSKETLYKWFGDRNTFLEAMVEWQASRVRAVPISREAVDEQTLFNSLEHFARDWLMVLTSPTSIALNRLAVSQAGTDKNNLGNIVLFRGPYAMARRLKPILEIGRDCGLLQVDNLDNAFRTFFGLVVRDVQIRKLLGDDFHMDDEEIIREARTATRQFFALFGHKNMNKTDETQI; this comes from the coding sequence ATGCAACAGTCGACAAATGCTCTGGTCAATAATTTGACAGATCGTCAGAAGGACGTTCTGGACGCGGCATTACAATTGCTTGTCAAAGACCATTTGGCATTGACAATGTCGAAAGTGGCAAAGGCGGCGAGTTGCTCGAAAGAAACACTTTACAAGTGGTTCGGCGATCGCAATACATTTCTTGAAGCAATGGTCGAATGGCAGGCGTCTAGGGTTCGCGCAGTACCGATTAGCCGCGAAGCGGTTGATGAACAAACACTTTTTAACAGTCTTGAACATTTTGCGCGCGATTGGCTGATGGTTTTGACCTCGCCAACTTCGATTGCGCTTAACCGGCTTGCAGTCAGTCAGGCCGGTACGGACAAAAACAATCTCGGTAATATTGTGCTTTTTCGCGGGCCTTATGCAATGGCGCGTCGCCTGAAACCGATTTTGGAAATCGGTCGCGATTGCGGACTTTTGCAAGTGGACAATCTCGATAATGCATTCCGGACTTTCTTCGGACTCGTTGTTCGCGATGTCCAGATACGTAAATTGCTGGGTGACGATTTTCACATGGATGATGAAGAGATCATTCGTGAAGCGCGCACGGCGACAAGGCAATTTTTTGCCCTTTTCGGGCATAAAAATATGAATAAAACAGATGAAACGCAAATCTAA
- a CDS encoding pyridoxine 5'-phosphate synthase, with amino-acid sequence MTIKLSVNLNAIAVLRNRRNLPWPSVVGMGRIALDAGADGITVHPRPDQRHIRFTDLPDIRRLIDDEFPNREFNIEGYPDDNFLDLAETYANQITLVPNSPQQSTSDHGWNFAKDSAFLEPIIKRLKDRSIRVILFVNPVIDGLDRAKALGADGIEIYTGLYGDAYDSDKKQLLALEAVTLVAEKAKQLGLLVNAGHDLTVPNLAPLVKNVPWLYEVSIGHGLIADALEHGMRETVLRFKRALAI; translated from the coding sequence ATGACAATAAAACTTTCGGTTAATCTTAACGCCATCGCGGTGTTGCGCAACCGCCGGAATTTGCCTTGGCCGAGCGTTGTCGGTATGGGACGCATTGCGCTTGACGCCGGTGCTGACGGCATTACTGTTCATCCGCGTCCTGACCAGCGCCATATAAGGTTTACCGATCTTCCCGATATACGCCGTTTGATCGATGATGAATTTCCAAATCGGGAATTCAATATTGAAGGTTATCCTGACGACAACTTTCTCGATTTGGCTGAAACTTATGCCAACCAGATAACATTGGTTCCCAACTCTCCTCAACAATCGACTTCCGATCACGGCTGGAATTTTGCGAAGGATAGTGCGTTTTTGGAACCGATTATCAAACGGCTGAAAGACCGCTCGATCCGCGTTATTTTATTTGTAAATCCGGTGATTGACGGCCTTGATAGAGCAAAAGCGCTGGGTGCCGACGGTATCGAGATTTATACCGGCCTTTATGGTGACGCCTATGACAGTGATAAAAAACAGTTGCTCGCGCTCGAAGCGGTGACACTTGTTGCTGAAAAGGCAAAACAGTTGGGGCTTCTTGTCAATGCCGGGCATGATTTGACAGTGCCCAATCTCGCCCCCCTTGTCAAAAACGTGCCATGGCTTTATGAAGTTTCGATCGGTCACGGACTTATTGCAGATGCTTTGGAACATGGAATGAGGGAAACCGTTCTAAGGTTCAAAAGGGCGTTGGCCATTTAA
- a CDS encoding STAS/SEC14 domain-containing protein, translating into MLPEDTIPVISKIKTNRAGAIGFSINGVLASSDVENLYGLFEAEAEGFDHIDMIVIFKEYDGIDWESLFNEDTAKIRAEAFKKLRRYAIVGGPSWLNLAVEFFRPFGRVETKWFASENIDKAWDYIEAKPV; encoded by the coding sequence ATGTTACCCGAAGATACAATACCGGTGATCTCCAAGATCAAAACCAACCGCGCCGGTGCAATCGGTTTTTCTATTAACGGTGTGCTTGCGTCTTCCGATGTGGAAAATCTCTATGGACTTTTTGAAGCGGAAGCAGAAGGCTTCGACCATATAGATATGATTGTCATTTTTAAAGAATATGACGGAATTGATTGGGAAAGCCTCTTTAACGAAGACACAGCCAAGATCAGAGCAGAAGCTTTCAAAAAATTAAGGCGTTATGCCATTGTCGGCGGCCCCTCCTGGCTCAATCTGGCAGTTGAATTTTTCCGGCCTTTCGGGCGTGTCGAAACAAAATGGTTTGCTTCCGAAAATATTGATAAAGCCTGGGACTATATCGAAGCAAAACCTGTTTGA
- a CDS encoding DUF2853 family protein, translated as MKNHLEQIKKYDAKPDEDAVKRLENRLSLALQNRDAAEVAVSDQKELQRVEKWAEEKLGADAQKSKLAVKKAAELLKTEHMKNRVTFYYFVAKELGLLSKI; from the coding sequence ATGAAGAACCATTTGGAGCAAATAAAAAAATATGACGCAAAACCCGACGAGGATGCAGTCAAACGGCTTGAGAACCGTTTGTCGCTTGCTTTGCAAAATCGCGATGCTGCAGAGGTTGCTGTAAGCGATCAGAAAGAGCTTCAACGGGTTGAAAAATGGGCGGAAGAAAAGCTTGGTGCAGACGCGCAAAAGAGCAAACTCGCAGTGAAAAAGGCCGCTGAATTACTGAAAACGGAACATATGAAGAATCGGGTGACATTTTATTATTTTGTTGCCAAAGAATTGGGGCTTTTAAGCAAAATTTGA
- a CDS encoding SspB family protein, whose translation MVHDQIRYDILVQDALRSVIRKVLSEVAKAGLPGDHHFFITFLTNAPGVKISSRLKERYPDQMTIVLQHQFWDLNVSESGFEVSLSFGDVPERLVIPFSAVQVFYDPTAAFEAAFDLASDLPKSDNDSPDVKTLAKETEGGELTILADKKDKKKSAVKLKSHSKTETEKDGQQTPKEKKPSADVVSLDAFRKK comes from the coding sequence ATGGTTCATGATCAGATCCGTTATGACATTCTCGTTCAGGACGCTTTGCGGAGTGTTATTCGCAAAGTTTTGTCTGAAGTAGCAAAAGCCGGCCTTCCGGGCGACCATCATTTTTTCATTACATTTCTGACGAACGCCCCGGGCGTGAAAATTTCCTCACGCCTTAAAGAACGTTATCCCGATCAGATGACAATTGTTTTGCAACACCAGTTCTGGGATTTGAACGTTTCCGAAAGCGGTTTCGAAGTCAGTCTTTCTTTCGGTGATGTTCCCGAACGTCTGGTTATACCTTTTTCTGCTGTTCAGGTATTTTATGATCCTACGGCTGCTTTCGAAGCAGCGTTCGATCTCGCATCCGATCTTCCGAAGAGTGATAATGACAGTCCGGACGTGAAGACACTTGCAAAAGAGACCGAGGGCGGCGAGCTTACCATTCTTGCAGACAAGAAAGACAAGAAAAAATCTGCTGTTAAATTGAAGTCACATTCAAAGACAGAAACCGAAAAAGACGGTCAACAAACGCCAAAAGAAAAGAAACCGTCAGCAGATGTTGTCTCGCTTGATGCGTTTCGCAAGAAATAA
- a CDS encoding DUF4169 family protein, whose protein sequence is MADLVNLRQFRKQKKRQNDETKANENRVIFGRTKVERNFDEKQKQKTASFLDLRKIRHDKDEG, encoded by the coding sequence ATGGCTGATCTGGTCAATTTAAGGCAATTTCGCAAACAGAAAAAACGTCAGAATGACGAAACAAAAGCAAATGAAAATCGCGTCATTTTCGGCCGCACGAAAGTCGAGCGCAATTTCGACGAAAAGCAAAAACAAAAAACCGCAAGTTTTCTTGATTTGAGAAAAATTCGGCACGACAAAGATGAAGGATGA
- a CDS encoding ribbon-helix-helix domain-containing protein produces MKDEILSSIAALDWQKAQSKKISVRIDGHATSISLEEAYIDILLREAEAQGLSFASLVTCVDEARPTGVNLSASLRLFALELAQHSKA; encoded by the coding sequence ATGAAGGATGAAATTCTTTCTTCAATCGCCGCGCTAGACTGGCAAAAAGCACAATCGAAAAAGATTTCGGTGCGCATTGACGGTCATGCAACAAGTATTTCCCTCGAAGAAGCCTATATCGACATTTTGTTGCGCGAAGCGGAAGCTCAGGGCCTATCTTTTGCCAGCCTCGTTACATGTGTCGATGAGGCAAGACCGACCGGAGTTAACCTTTCAGCCTCTTTACGCCTTTTTGCACTCGAATTGGCGCAGCATTCCAAAGCATGA
- a CDS encoding serine/threonine protein kinase, translating to MEHFADLDSALPPLKDPQFLTEFVALMVLKRDVFSETRVGYFADDPHKRVIRRIVTAAPKWSRPLAWILARREIRALKKVRGLDGVPQLIAVDKDGLYRSWSEGTPLHLARPNKPEFYLSAFKILRNLRRMGITHNDLAKPQNWLMTSDGKASIIDFQLASVHKRRGALYRYFAYEDFRHLIKQKRSFAPELLTPTEKRILKNRSWPSRLWLATGKRVYNFITKDMFKWSDGDGTGDRVQHQEPVIRNLLKDNPDIGDIAIATYSLPAKGVGLYVFVESDKLDEKAVRDLLKGQKIESLQVVHQLPKRKDGSIRDDIIKLVAMNELNDLVALIRREPDLKPVVAPIIDNRKNLTDRRVYQYEAQRKKK from the coding sequence ATGGAACATTTTGCCGATTTAGACAGCGCTTTGCCACCTTTGAAAGACCCACAATTTTTAACCGAATTTGTGGCCTTGATGGTTTTAAAACGCGATGTTTTTTCGGAAACGCGGGTTGGCTATTTTGCTGATGATCCGCATAAACGCGTTATCCGCCGCATTGTTACGGCTGCGCCAAAATGGTCTCGCCCGCTTGCCTGGATATTGGCAAGAAGAGAAATACGGGCATTGAAGAAAGTGCGCGGGCTTGACGGTGTGCCACAGCTTATTGCGGTTGATAAAGACGGGCTTTACCGCTCGTGGAGTGAAGGAACGCCATTGCATCTGGCGCGCCCGAACAAACCCGAATTTTATTTGAGTGCATTCAAAATACTTCGTAATTTGCGCCGCATGGGCATTACCCATAACGATCTTGCAAAGCCGCAAAACTGGCTGATGACAAGTGACGGGAAAGCTTCGATCATCGATTTCCAGTTGGCAAGTGTGCATAAACGCCGCGGTGCTCTCTATCGCTATTTTGCCTATGAAGATTTCCGCCATCTCATAAAACAAAAAAGAAGTTTTGCACCAGAATTACTGACACCGACAGAAAAGCGGATATTGAAAAACCGCTCCTGGCCGTCACGTCTCTGGTTGGCGACAGGAAAACGTGTCTATAATTTTATTACCAAAGACATGTTCAAATGGTCGGATGGTGACGGAACAGGTGACCGCGTCCAACATCAGGAACCGGTCATTCGTAATCTTTTGAAAGATAATCCGGATATTGGCGATATTGCCATCGCAACCTATTCGCTTCCGGCGAAGGGTGTCGGGCTTTATGTTTTTGTCGAATCCGACAAACTTGACGAAAAAGCTGTTCGCGACCTTCTGAAAGGCCAGAAAATCGAGTCTCTACAGGTTGTGCATCAATTGCCCAAGCGCAAAGACGGCTCCATTCGTGATGACATTATAAAACTCGTTGCCATGAACGAACTCAATGATCTTGTTGCCTTGATCAGGCGGGAACCGGATTTGAAACCGGTTGTTGCGCCAATCATAGACAACCGGAAAAATTTGACCGACCGGCGTGTCTATCAATATGAAGCGCAGCGCAAAAAAAAGTGA
- a CDS encoding thiamine pyrophosphate-dependent enzyme — protein sequence MSSKRVGEIIVETLQNAGVKHCYGIVGDTLNYITDAIYRSKIEWVHTRHEEAAALAAGGEAYLTGELSACAGSCEPGSLHLINGIYESNRNRAPVVAIASQLSTEVIGSEWPQEVDFPALYSHCSVFCEQILNPEEAQRITVEACQAALTKRGVAVIVLPVNVSMQTVSHVTQYSVHRPNPVIRPSDSELEQVASHLNKGKKVAIYVGSGVKGAHDEVVALAAKLKAPIGHSSKSKDFIEYDNPYNMGMNGMLGGKPGFDMVEHCDTLLLLGTDFAYTQFYPDKATIIQVDEDGTHLGRRHPVNMGLIGDVKSTAAALLKYVDEKKDTGFLDQCLKTKAEAEKAEAKETAVSKSIIHPQYLVSLINQYADDDALVTGDCGSPMVWLLRHFKTNGKRRTLASLSHGTMANALPQAIGFKKAYKDRQVISLSGDGGLAMLMGELLTVVQEKVDIKIVVFNNSSLNFVELEQKVEGLVDHYTDLQNPDFAKLAELIGIKGWKVDKPEELEGAVKAFLSAKGPALLDVKTSGYELVMPPKVTAGEVSGMALYGTKAIMQGRVKDVTDLLIHNFIK from the coding sequence ATGTCTTCTAAACGTGTTGGCGAGATTATCGTGGAAACACTGCAAAACGCAGGTGTGAAACATTGTTACGGCATTGTCGGTGATACACTTAACTATATCACCGATGCGATATATCGCTCGAAAATCGAGTGGGTCCATACACGCCACGAAGAAGCTGCTGCTTTGGCAGCAGGAGGAGAAGCTTATTTGACTGGCGAATTGAGTGCATGCGCAGGCTCGTGCGAGCCGGGGAGCTTGCATCTTATTAACGGAATTTATGAATCAAATCGCAATCGCGCTCCGGTTGTGGCCATAGCAAGCCAGCTTTCAACCGAAGTTATCGGCAGTGAATGGCCGCAGGAAGTTGATTTTCCCGCACTTTATTCACATTGCTCGGTATTTTGCGAGCAAATTTTGAACCCGGAGGAAGCCCAACGTATAACCGTCGAAGCATGTCAGGCAGCACTGACAAAAAGAGGTGTTGCTGTCATTGTTCTGCCGGTTAATGTTTCCATGCAAACGGTAAGCCATGTCACGCAATATAGCGTTCATCGGCCGAATCCCGTTATTCGCCCATCCGATAGCGAACTTGAACAAGTTGCATCGCATTTGAACAAGGGCAAAAAAGTTGCAATCTATGTCGGTTCGGGTGTCAAAGGTGCTCATGACGAGGTGGTTGCTTTGGCTGCCAAATTGAAAGCACCAATCGGGCATTCATCAAAATCGAAAGATTTCATCGAATATGACAACCCGTATAATATGGGAATGAACGGCATGTTGGGCGGAAAGCCCGGTTTTGACATGGTTGAACATTGCGATACTTTGCTTCTGCTTGGTACCGATTTTGCTTATACGCAATTTTATCCGGACAAAGCCACGATTATTCAGGTAGATGAGGATGGAACCCATCTGGGCCGTCGTCATCCGGTCAATATGGGGTTGATCGGGGATGTCAAATCGACAGCGGCAGCACTTCTAAAATATGTTGACGAAAAAAAAGATACCGGTTTTCTCGACCAGTGTCTGAAAACCAAAGCCGAAGCCGAAAAAGCCGAAGCGAAGGAAACCGCTGTTTCAAAATCGATTATTCATCCGCAATATCTCGTATCGCTTATCAATCAATATGCCGATGATGATGCGCTGGTTACAGGTGACTGCGGTTCGCCAATGGTCTGGTTGCTCCGCCATTTCAAAACAAATGGCAAGAGAAGAACCCTTGCAAGCCTTTCCCATGGAACTATGGCAAATGCTTTGCCGCAGGCTATCGGCTTTAAAAAAGCCTATAAAGACAGACAAGTTATCTCGCTTTCGGGCGATGGCGGCCTTGCCATGTTGATGGGTGAACTTTTGACTGTTGTTCAGGAGAAGGTTGATATCAAGATTGTGGTTTTCAACAATTCTTCACTCAACTTCGTTGAACTTGAACAAAAGGTCGAAGGACTGGTTGATCACTACACCGACTTACAAAATCCGGATTTTGCAAAACTTGCCGAATTGATTGGCATTAAAGGTTGGAAAGTTGACAAGCCGGAAGAACTTGAAGGCGCAGTCAAAGCCTTTTTGAGTGCCAAAGGTCCGGCACTTCTTGATGTCAAAACCAGCGGATATGAACTGGTTATGCCGCCAAAGGTAACGGCCGGTGAAGTTTCCGGAATGGCGCTTTATGGTACCAAGGCGATTATGCAGGGACGTGTGAAAGATGTAACCGATCTCCTCATTCACAATTTCATCAAATAA
- a CDS encoding DapH/DapD/GlmU-related protein, giving the protein MSISPTDQRFQDSEPRIHSTAKLHGCKLGRFSEIGERVLLRDVTVGDFSYFERNGEAIYTDVGRFCSIASNVRLNALEHPMERVSMHKMTYRPNEYFRFMTLDSAFRERRHNKRVTVGHDVWIGHGAVVMPGITIGHGAVIGANAVVTKDVIPYEIVGGVPAKRIRMRFPDYIIQALLDLSWWNWPLNTLYEAIPDMQQLSAEEFIAKWKKLV; this is encoded by the coding sequence ATGAGCATATCGCCAACAGATCAACGCTTTCAAGATAGTGAACCGCGCATCCATTCAACAGCCAAACTCCACGGTTGTAAACTTGGCCGTTTTTCCGAAATCGGCGAACGGGTTCTCTTACGTGATGTGACGGTTGGAGATTTCAGCTATTTCGAGCGCAATGGCGAAGCAATATATACCGATGTCGGCCGTTTTTGTTCTATTGCTTCGAATGTCCGGCTTAATGCTCTCGAACATCCGATGGAACGGGTAAGCATGCATAAAATGACTTACCGTCCGAATGAATATTTTCGTTTCATGACACTTGATAGCGCTTTTCGTGAAAGGCGGCATAATAAACGCGTGACAGTGGGGCATGATGTCTGGATCGGCCATGGGGCGGTGGTGATGCCGGGAATTACCATCGGCCATGGTGCGGTGATCGGTGCCAATGCGGTTGTTACCAAAGATGTCATTCCTTACGAGATTGTCGGCGGCGTTCCGGCAAAGCGAATAAGAATGAGATTTCCCGACTACATTATTCAGGCGCTTCTCGACCTTAGCTGGTGGAATTGGCCGCTGAACACACTTTATGAAGCAATACCCGATATGCAACAACTCTCGGCCGAAGAATTTATTGCAAAGTGGAAAAAGCTGGTCTGA